AGAACGCATCGAAGAGATATGGATTCCTAATCTCGTAGACACGGCCGTTCTTCACAGCGTTTATATCCTTCCAGCCTTTGAAATCCTCACCGGTCATGATGTCCTCAGGATCGAGATTCTCGTTGTACCACATGTATATCACATCGGGATTGAGCTTTATCAGCGTCTCCAGGTTTAAGACAGGGTGCTCCATCGCCATGGCGGTATCGTTCTCAGCGAACTTCATAACATTGACACCGCCGGCAAGCTCTATGATATCATTTATCCCGCTTTTTACCCCCGCTGTGCCCAGAACATCGGTCCACATCCAGTAAACCTTCGGCCTCTCGCTCTCCGGAATGCTGCTGGTCACACCGGTTGTTATGTTCATGTAATCATGTATTATCCTCTTCACCTCAGCAGCCCGCTCCGTTCTGCCAGATATCGCCCCCATAGTGTCAACCTGATGGAGCACATCCTCCACGGATCGGACGAATATCGCAAAGACAGGCACACCAAGCGTCTCCTCGATCGCTTGTATGTTGACATCTTCCGTGGTGGTGGCCCAGAGGACCACGAGATCCGGATTCGCCCTGGCCAGGGATTCGAGATCAACACGATCGCCTGCCACGCTTATTGTGAGCTTCTTCTCGAAGTCCGGAT
Above is a genomic segment from Methanothrix sp. containing:
- a CDS encoding ABC transporter substrate-binding protein, with product MHKRSAITAFVCFVLAVSAVSCEEVTVRDDLGRDVTISSPSERIVFMMENALKTYYAVGDPKNIVALKDDRWMRKLLDDIFPVIDPDFEKKLTISVAGDRVDLESLARANPDLVVLWATTTEDVNIQAIEETLGVPVFAIFVRSVEDVLHQVDTMGAISGRTERAAEVKRIIHDYMNITTGVTSSIPESERPKVYWMWTDVLGTAGVKSGINDIIELAGGVNVMKFAENDTAMAMEHPVLNLETLIKLNPDVIYMWYNENLDPEDIMTGEDFKGWKDINAVKNGRVYEIRNPYLFDAFSPRMPLALLHIAMDLHPDRFKDVDMNKTIDDFHVEMWGVHYPSMERA